One part of the Vicia villosa cultivar HV-30 ecotype Madison, WI linkage group LG6, Vvil1.0, whole genome shotgun sequence genome encodes these proteins:
- the LOC131608842 gene encoding probable calcium-binding protein CML45 produces the protein MQTSNMVFRQIEYLIAEEKASQNDDIDINSSSSSSLFNLIYLFLYSTFIIVVQKFFSSFSSFLSFRGFFLLCKLCSGDSDVKGEKQISEGESSVSRESVEIKRDEVETVMAKMGIFCSEESEELEEKYGSKELSELFEENEPSFEEVKMAFDVFDENKDGFIDAMELKRVLCILGFKEGLEVENCQKMIKKFDENQDGRIDFIEFVKIMENRLC, from the coding sequence atgcAAACATCAAACATGGTTTTTCGACAAATTGAATACCTTATTGCAGAAGAAAAAGCATCACAGAATGATGATATCGATATCAACTCATCTTCAAGTTCGAGTTTATTCAATTTGATATATTTATTCCTATACTCAACATTCATCATTGTTGTACAAAAGTTCTTCTCGAGTTTCTCgagttttttgagttttcgggGTTTTTTTCTTCTCTGCAAACTTTGTTCCGGTGACTCGGATGTAAAGGGAGAGAAGCAGATATCAGAAGGTGAATCAAGTGTTAGCAGAGAAAGCGTGGAGATTAAGAGAGATGAAGTCGAAACAGTGATGGCGAAAATGGGAATTTTTTGCAGTGAAGAAAGTGAGGAACTTGAAGAGAAATATGGTTCTAAGGAACTTTCTGAATTGTTTGAAGAGAATGAGCCAAGTTTTGAGGAAGTGAAGATGGCTTTTGATGTTTTTGATGAGAACAAAGATGGATTCATTGATGCTATGGAGTTGAAAAGAGTTTTGTGTATTTTGGGATTTAAGGAAGGTTTAGAAGTTGAGAATTGTCAGAAGATGATCAAGAAATTTGATGAGAATCAAGATGGAAGAATTGATTTTATTGAATTTGTAAAGATTATGGAAAATAGATTATGTTGA